From a region of the Mauremys mutica isolate MM-2020 ecotype Southern chromosome 12, ASM2049712v1, whole genome shotgun sequence genome:
- the LOC123345282 gene encoding butyrophilin subfamily 1 member A1-like, translated as MKILSYCYRSRVNSLLPGFIVFFLTCYVDNIESAKFTVIGPSDPVTAVLGQEAVLPCHLSPRMSAANMEVRWFRSQFVSIVHLYRDGKDQYERQMPEYRGRTELLKAGLTDGNVPLRILNISRSDEGQYHCFFQDDTFSEETILELRVAGLGSAPLISVEGHQDGGIRVVCRSAGWYPEPEVLWKDLNGQHLPSLSETKSRGDNNLFETETVIIVTEQSNQKLSCCIRNTVFNQEKESAVHIADPFFPRVNSWMVALSVILVILFGFIGLAAYLFKMKGKCEWEKYTFIHLITVEPIYLDLGWRRSVAPIEDVNVTLDPDTVHPELVLSEDRKSVRRGDRRQDLPDNPERFDTWGCVLGCEGFSSGRHSWEVEMGDGRFWAVGVARESVGRKGWVNRSPDGGIWAVGRWGDQLQALTSPETLLPLSQFPSRIRVCLDCDWGQVTFIDAGDGAPIFTFPPGSGPGERIQPWLQVGYQSQLCLCP; from the exons ATGAAGATTCTCTCATATTGTTACAGATCCAGAGTCAACTCCCTTCTCCCTGGTTTTATTGTTTTCTTCCTTACTTGTTATGTTGACAACATAGAATCAG CAAAGTTCACAGTGATTGGACCCTCTGACCCTGTCACTGCCGTCCTGGGTCAGGAAGCTGTGTTACCCTGTCACCTGTCTCCCCGGATGAGCGCTGCaaacatggaggtgagatggttccgATCTCAGTTTGTATCCATTGTGCACCTGTACCGTGATGGGAAGGATCAGTATGAAAGGCAGATGCCAGAGTATCGGGGAAGGACAGAGCTTTTGAAAGCCGGACTCACAGATGGAAACGTTCCCTTGAGGATTCTCAATATTAGTCGCTCTGATGAAGGACAATACCACTGCTTTTTTCAAGACGATACTTTTTCTGAAGAAACCATATTGGAACTGCGAGTAGCAG gtctgggctctgctcctctcATCTCTGTTGAGGGTCACCAGGATGGAGGGATCCGGGTGGTTTGTCGATCAGCTGGTTGGTACCCAGAGCCTGAGGTGCTGTGGAAAGACCTCAATGGACAACATTTACCATCACTCTCTGAAACAAAATCGAGAGGGGATAACAACCTGTTTGAAACAGAAACTGTGATCATTGTAACAGAACAGTCAAACCAAAAATTGTCTTGTTGCATCAGGAACACCGTTTTCAATCAAGAAAAGGAATCAGCAGTTCATATAGCAG aTCCATTTTTCCCGAGGGTGAATTCCTGGATGGTGGCTCTCAGTGTAATCCTGGTGATTTTGTTTGGTTTCATTGGCCTCGCTGCTTATCTCTTTAAGATGAAAGGTAAATGTGAGTGGGAGaaatatact tttatCCATCttattacagtcgaacccatttatctcgacctcg GGTGGAGAAGATCTGTGGCACCTATAGAAGACG tgaatgtgactctggatccagacacggttCATCCCGAGcttgtcctgtctgaggatcggaaaagtgtgagacgGGGAGACAGACGccaggatctgcccgacaaccctgagagatttgatacttggggctgtgtgctgggctgtgagggattcagcTCGGGGAGACATTCCTGGGAGGTGGAGATGGGGGATGGGCgattctgggctgtgggggtggccagagaatCTGTGGGGAGGAAAGGATGGGTCAACCGTAGCCCTGatggggggatctgggctgtggggcggtggggggatcagctccaggctctcacctcccctgagaccctcctgcccctgagccagttccccagcaggattcgggtttgtctggactgtgactgggggcaggtgacatttatcgatgctggtgatggggccccgatcttcactttcccgccgggctccggccctggggagagaatccaacCCTGGCTCCAGGTGGGATAccaatcccagctctgcctgtgtccctga